The Mycolicibacterium boenickei genome has a segment encoding these proteins:
- the menJ gene encoding menaquinone reductase — MDIKSDVVVVGAGPAGSAAAAWAARAGRDVLVVDAAQFPRDKSCGDGLTPRAVAELERLGMGAWLDTRIRHHGLRMSGFGADVEVPWPGPSFPSTGSAVPRTELDDRIRSVAADDGAKMRLGTKVVGVNHDSRGRVESVQLDDGATIGCNHLIVADGARSTLGRVLGRTWHKETVYGTAIRGYIATPRANEPWITSHLELRSPEGQVLPGYGWIFPLGNGEVNIGVGALATAKRPAHAALRPLLSYYTQLRREEWGFSGEPRAALSALLPMGGAVSGVAGPNWMLVGDAAACINPLNGEGIDYGLETGRLAAEMVGSGDYSHAWPALLRDHYAQGFSIARRLAILLTLPRFLPATGPVAVRSSFLMHIAVRVMGNLVTEEDDDWVARVWRGAGLASRRLDQRKPFS; from the coding sequence ATGGATATCAAGTCAGACGTGGTCGTCGTCGGCGCCGGACCGGCCGGGTCGGCGGCCGCCGCATGGGCAGCTCGAGCCGGTCGTGACGTGCTCGTGGTCGACGCGGCGCAGTTCCCCCGGGACAAGTCCTGCGGCGACGGACTGACGCCGCGCGCCGTTGCCGAACTCGAACGGCTCGGCATGGGCGCATGGCTCGACACCCGGATCCGGCACCACGGCCTGAGGATGTCGGGGTTCGGCGCCGACGTCGAGGTGCCGTGGCCCGGGCCGTCTTTCCCGTCCACCGGAAGTGCGGTCCCGCGCACCGAACTCGACGACCGGATCCGCTCGGTCGCCGCCGACGACGGTGCCAAGATGCGCTTGGGCACCAAAGTGGTTGGGGTAAACCATGACTCACGTGGACGGGTCGAATCCGTCCAGCTCGACGACGGCGCCACGATCGGCTGTAACCACCTGATCGTGGCGGACGGGGCCCGCTCCACCCTGGGCCGCGTGCTGGGCCGCACGTGGCACAAGGAAACCGTCTACGGCACCGCCATCCGCGGCTATATCGCCACGCCGCGCGCCAACGAGCCGTGGATCACCTCGCATCTGGAGCTGCGCTCCCCCGAAGGTCAGGTGCTGCCCGGCTACGGCTGGATCTTCCCGTTGGGCAACGGTGAGGTGAACATCGGGGTGGGCGCCCTGGCGACGGCCAAACGTCCCGCCCACGCCGCTCTGCGGCCGCTGCTGTCGTACTACACCCAGCTGCGTCGCGAGGAGTGGGGATTCTCCGGGGAGCCGCGGGCTGCTCTGTCGGCGCTGTTGCCGATGGGCGGCGCGGTGTCCGGCGTGGCCGGGCCCAACTGGATGCTGGTCGGCGACGCGGCGGCCTGCATCAACCCGCTCAACGGCGAGGGCATCGACTACGGGCTGGAAACCGGCCGGTTGGCTGCCGAGATGGTGGGGTCCGGCGACTATTCGCACGCCTGGCCCGCGCTGCTGCGCGACCATTACGCCCAGGGCTTCTCCATTGCCCGGCGGCTGGCGATACTGCTCACCCTGCCGCGCTTCCTGCCTGCCACCGGCCCCGTCGCGGTCCGCTCGTCGTTCCTGATGCACATCGCCGTGCGGGTGATGGGCAACCTGGTCACCGAAGAGGACGACGACTGGGTCGCCCGAGTATGGCGGGGTGCGGGCCTGGCTTCGCGCCGACTGGATCAGCGCAAGCCGTTCAGTTGA
- a CDS encoding TspO/MBR family protein, whose translation MRPITLAKTATAALTTALVGGLASRPAQSNWYESLRKPSFQPPRQAFPVVWPILYAGIAVVSARTIDRLRTDGCQDEARAYTAALSVNLAVNAAWSWVFFSRRQLGAAAVTAAALTASSADLTRRAVAAQGAAGAVLAPYPLWCGFATALSTRIWMLNRPPIN comes from the coding sequence ATGCGACCGATCACCCTGGCCAAGACGGCCACTGCGGCATTGACCACCGCGCTCGTCGGCGGGCTGGCCAGCCGGCCCGCGCAGTCCAACTGGTACGAGTCCTTGCGCAAGCCGTCGTTTCAGCCTCCGCGACAAGCTTTTCCGGTTGTCTGGCCGATCCTGTACGCCGGCATCGCGGTGGTCTCGGCCCGCACCATCGACCGGCTGCGCACCGACGGCTGCCAGGACGAGGCCCGTGCCTATACGGCGGCGCTGAGCGTCAACCTGGCCGTCAACGCCGCGTGGTCGTGGGTGTTCTTCTCCCGCCGCCAACTCGGTGCCGCGGCCGTCACCGCCGCGGCGCTGACCGCGAGCAGCGCCGACCTGACCCGTCGCGCGGTAGCGGCCCAGGGCGCGGCAGGGGCGGTGCTGGCGCCCTATCCGCTGTGGTGTGGCTTCGCCACGGCGCTGTCCACCCGGATCTGGATGCTCAACCGCCCGCCGATCAACTGA
- the ppnP gene encoding pyrimidine/purine nucleoside phosphorylase, with protein MFKVNEYFGGDVASIGFTTPDGNATVGVMAVGEYEFGTSQLEIMQVVSGALTVKLPGRDEWETFAAGTQFTVPADSKFQVRVETETAYLCEYR; from the coding sequence TTGTTCAAGGTCAACGAGTACTTCGGTGGCGACGTCGCCTCGATCGGCTTCACGACGCCGGACGGGAATGCGACCGTGGGCGTCATGGCCGTCGGCGAGTACGAGTTCGGCACCTCCCAGCTCGAGATCATGCAGGTGGTCTCCGGTGCGCTCACGGTCAAGCTGCCCGGCCGCGACGAGTGGGAAACCTTCGCGGCCGGAACACAATTCACCGTGCCCGCCGACAGCAAGTTCCAGGTGCGCGTCGAGACCGAGACCGCCTATCTGTGCGAGTACCGCTGA
- a CDS encoding CobW family GTP-binding protein, with product MTSTGSVPVLAVAGHLGAGKTTLLNHLLRNGRGVRIGALVNDFGAVNIDAMLVAGQVDAMASLSNGCICCAVDDDEVSEMLGKLAAVKPRLDLIVVEASGVAEPAAVARTIITADDSRFHYAGLVLVLDGLQPDLSHGMPVADLVVLNKASSCPDVDALTARIRELNPRVPVLPTDFAGIDPELLIDPPQRAPQAQLSFDELLHDEHDHDHPEYQSVEFRTDAAVNPRLFMEFLRDRPVGLYRAKGFVDFGAQRFLLQLVGSSLRFEKRRSGGTELVLIGTGMDTSAVLDGLHRCAGEPADENAMLGVLKYVV from the coding sequence GTGACGTCAACCGGATCAGTACCCGTGCTGGCGGTCGCCGGGCACCTGGGTGCCGGCAAGACCACGCTGCTCAACCATCTCCTGCGCAACGGCCGCGGGGTCCGCATCGGGGCGCTGGTCAACGACTTCGGCGCGGTGAACATCGACGCCATGCTGGTGGCCGGCCAGGTCGATGCGATGGCGTCGCTGTCCAACGGGTGCATCTGCTGTGCGGTCGATGACGACGAGGTCAGCGAGATGCTCGGCAAGCTCGCTGCCGTCAAACCCCGGCTGGATCTGATCGTGGTGGAGGCCAGCGGCGTGGCCGAACCAGCCGCGGTGGCCCGCACCATCATCACCGCCGACGATTCCCGCTTCCACTACGCCGGCCTGGTCCTGGTGCTCGACGGGCTGCAACCCGACCTCAGTCACGGGATGCCGGTCGCCGATCTGGTGGTGCTCAACAAGGCGTCCTCGTGCCCCGATGTCGACGCGCTGACCGCGCGGATCCGTGAACTCAATCCCCGGGTTCCGGTGCTGCCCACTGACTTTGCCGGCATCGACCCTGAGCTGCTGATCGACCCGCCGCAGCGGGCGCCGCAGGCCCAGCTGTCCTTCGACGAGCTGCTGCACGACGAGCACGATCACGACCATCCGGAGTACCAGAGCGTCGAATTCCGCACCGATGCCGCGGTGAACCCACGCTTGTTCATGGAGTTTCTGCGGGACCGCCCCGTTGGGCTCTACCGCGCCAAGGGCTTCGTCGACTTCGGCGCGCAGCGCTTCCTGCTGCAACTCGTCGGCAGTTCCCTGCGCTTCGAGAAGCGTCGCTCGGGCGGTACCGAGTTGGTGCTGATCGGCACCGGGATGGACACGTCGGCGGTGCTGGACGGGCTGCACCGGTGCGCCGGTGAGCCGGCCGACGAGAACGCGATGCTCGGGGTGCTCAAGTACGTGGTGTAG